The following are from one region of the Rhodospirillales bacterium genome:
- a CDS encoding cyclic nucleotide-binding domain-containing protein has product MTARRRIYHLIEEPLPGKRWVHVVNILIVVLILTNVAAVVFESIPEIEDAYGPQFWAFEVFSVVVFTIEYALRLWVVPENPSYAALAPVRARWRYALSFHALIDLLAILPFYLGAVVGIDLRFLRILRIIRLLKLTRHSHAFEALARVVFLQRRPLLATVVIAGMWLVFAASVIHLIEHEMQPEKFGTIPRAMWWTIVTMTTTGYGDVVPATPLGRMFGGLLMLSGIGLLALPTGILATGFVQEIRKYDFVVSWRLVANVPLFRKLDAVRVSDIVSVLKAKNVPARHAVVRRGEQADAMYFIVSGEVAVDILPAPKRLGAGDYFGEIALLKHAPRTATVVSETDCALLVLGTDDFARLLRDVPELAEQLRKTMDERLAELERAETGA; this is encoded by the coding sequence TTGACCGCGCGCCGGCGGATTTATCACCTGATCGAGGAGCCGCTGCCCGGCAAGCGCTGGGTGCACGTCGTCAACATCCTCATTGTCGTTCTGATTCTGACCAACGTTGCGGCGGTGGTTTTCGAATCGATCCCCGAGATCGAGGACGCCTACGGCCCCCAATTTTGGGCGTTCGAAGTCTTCTCGGTCGTCGTGTTCACGATTGAATACGCGCTCCGGCTCTGGGTCGTTCCGGAAAATCCGTCGTATGCGGCTCTCGCGCCGGTACGGGCGCGATGGAGATACGCCCTATCCTTTCACGCCCTGATCGATTTGCTCGCCATCCTGCCGTTCTACCTCGGCGCCGTCGTCGGCATCGATCTGCGATTCCTGCGCATTCTCCGAATCATCCGCTTGCTGAAGCTGACCCGCCATTCGCACGCGTTCGAGGCGCTGGCCCGCGTCGTGTTCCTGCAGCGCCGCCCCCTGCTCGCCACCGTCGTGATCGCGGGCATGTGGCTGGTGTTCGCGGCGAGCGTCATTCATCTGATCGAACACGAGATGCAGCCGGAAAAGTTCGGTACCATCCCTCGCGCCATGTGGTGGACCATCGTGACCATGACCACCACCGGCTACGGCGACGTGGTGCCCGCGACGCCGCTCGGCCGGATGTTCGGCGGCTTGCTGATGCTGTCCGGCATCGGGCTGCTGGCGCTGCCGACCGGCATCCTCGCCACCGGCTTCGTCCAGGAAATCCGCAAGTACGACTTCGTCGTGTCGTGGCGGCTGGTGGCGAACGTTCCGCTCTTTCGCAAGCTGGATGCGGTGCGCGTCTCCGACATCGTCAGCGTGCTCAAGGCGAAGAACGTGCCCGCGCGCCACGCCGTCGTCCGCCGCGGCGAACAGGCCGACGCGATGTATTTCATCGTGTCGGGCGAAGTCGCGGTCGACATTCTGCCGGCGCCCAAGCGCCTCGGCGCCGGCGATTACTTCGGCGAGATCGCGCTCCTGAAGCACGCGCCGCGCACGGCGACGGTGGTATCGGAAACCGACTGCGCCCTGCTGGTTCTCGGCACCGACGATTTCGCTCGCCTGCTGCGCGACGTGCCCGAACTCGCCGAACAGCTCCGCAAGACCATGGACGAGCGCCTCGCCGAACTCGAACGCGCGGAAACCGGCGCATAA